The following coding sequences lie in one Synechococcus sp. CC9902 genomic window:
- a CDS encoding nucleoside 2-deoxyribosyltransferase, with protein MRRTIYLASPYGFSEQWKRLLLPEFVDALTALGLEVWEPFTRNGQIDFAEPGWAYRVAQKDLQDVRDADALFAIVNGTPPDEGVMVELGAAMALGKPIFLFRDDFRRCTDSEEFPLNLMLFAGLPEIGWQDFVYENITDIASPGKALVRWVHPIA; from the coding sequence ATGCGCCGCACCATTTATCTGGCCTCGCCCTATGGCTTTTCTGAGCAGTGGAAACGCCTGTTGCTTCCTGAATTTGTTGATGCATTAACTGCGCTTGGATTAGAGGTTTGGGAGCCTTTCACGCGCAATGGCCAGATTGATTTTGCAGAACCTGGCTGGGCTTATCGCGTTGCACAAAAAGATCTTCAGGATGTTCGTGATGCAGATGCCCTATTTGCGATCGTGAATGGAACACCTCCTGATGAGGGCGTCATGGTGGAACTGGGTGCTGCCATGGCTTTAGGTAAACCAATTTTTCTGTTTCGTGATGATTTTCGTCGTTGTACCGACTCTGAGGAGTTCCCACTCAATCTGATGCTCTTTGCCGGATTGCCAGAGATTGGTTGGCAAGATTTTGTCTATGAAAATATTACGGATATCGCTAGCCCTGGCAAGGCGCTTGTGCGTTGGGTGCATCCAATTGCATGA
- a CDS encoding phosphoribosyltransferase: MKQLNWADFDACVQVLTERYSGRSLNGVFGIPRGGLCLAVGLSHALGLPLLMEPDNHCLIVDDVFETGRTLQGLRLQWPQATYAVWISKSPPQWWDAAEVTLSSEWLLFPWENAAKAIADESHYRQSRLDS, from the coding sequence ATGAAGCAACTCAATTGGGCTGATTTTGATGCCTGCGTTCAAGTCCTTACAGAGCGATATAGCGGTCGATCCCTGAACGGTGTGTTTGGTATCCCTCGGGGTGGTCTTTGTTTGGCCGTAGGGCTGAGTCATGCCTTAGGACTTCCCCTGTTAATGGAACCCGATAACCACTGTTTAATCGTCGATGATGTCTTTGAGACTGGACGGACCTTGCAAGGGCTTCGGCTTCAATGGCCTCAGGCCACCTATGCCGTTTGGATCAGCAAATCTCCGCCCCAATGGTGGGATGCCGCTGAGGTGACCTTGAGTTCTGAGTGGCTTTTGTTCCCTTGGGAAAATGCCGCAAAAGCGATTGCTGATGAAAGCCACTATCGCCAATCTCGTCTTGATTCCTAA